The DNA region GAAGGCGAATCTCGACATTCAACTCTACCGGTTCGAACCCGACGAGCTGAGCGGGCGCCGTACCGAAATAGATCGCGGAGACGCGTAGCTCTCGTCGATTTTTCGGCGTGGACCAGGCTCTCGAGCGGTGGCAATATGAGCTGAAGGCGACGAACGCGCTAAAACGTGCCGAATACGTCGAAACGCGTCGAAACGCGCTAAAACGCCATCAGTGGACGAGAAAGTGTTCGCGGGAAACCTCCGTTCCGCAGACTGGACACCCGTATTCGACCGTCGCGTTGCGTACGTCGCCATCCACGGGTCCTCGCTGGCCGCAGCCTGGACAGGTAAATTCGTAAGTTGTCATTGCAGTCGGTTGGGCACCTCTATCTAGACGAACACGCCGGGTCTCGATAGGGGTCTAGCCACACTATGTGGGGGTGTTTAAACGGGGTGTCGACGTGCCCGACGACCGACCAGCGAAACGCAGAGTCGCCACGGCAGGACGAAGGCGAGTCCAAAGACGACGTTGACGAGGACGAACTCGAGCGGGGCGCCCCCAGGGAAGTACGCCGTCGCCCGAATCGCGGCGCCGATGATCGAGGCT from Natronosalvus rutilus includes:
- a CDS encoding DUF7560 family zinc ribbon protein translates to MTTYEFTCPGCGQRGPVDGDVRNATVEYGCPVCGTEVSREHFLVH